The proteins below are encoded in one region of Cololabis saira isolate AMF1-May2022 chromosome 11, fColSai1.1, whole genome shotgun sequence:
- the coro1cb gene encoding uncharacterized protein coro1cb isoform X1, with protein sequence MEEQGNQNIPEADCSKLSPETQTRDLSSSFNTTNEEDFVVLERDETWISSDIDDNAFVGHRKRGTDEDPSGACHNNSLPQPCRNTPQEGDREKESRETSAFVGACARSSPSVCVEREMSQRLAEVTGSRCQLKGVSRVGAAYSETTVKGRAEKGQNVAAHIKQESLSTQDQFKNEGRGSHGSGFIAPQPQQMNQSHQNKFAGAVSKRARSGVTGSLSSCTMKEDSQAFDKVANSHPPQAMARPSKLPQLQDNLTFTPEPCDSMPCPPLEGDNGCVGKLPVTGVKESDLVCLSAITTPPPSTHVLPKSGVTIASPVNSPPVPEATSDFCNSKDELMLNQKPKVKGPPPPVAKKPKNPFIKLKTAQLMSTDVQRRGKDHLRSEERAKRRHTYHFNKDLPWRTPTNQDMCLLWDEKGNYTVPTNMRRQSADLSPWEHLSLGHMDDRYGDMIDFDYCVQMERQSREEEIQNLDMLQRRVFLESLSRCRQSPPNVARKPLNPFTSRESLDIPEDRPDNGTHITKSTFLGKKETYPELLPERARMRVTSDSYRDVKDLTDPRKWEDAEKENELSSYKPVAVIVKEANQMQRQQRRIKPEGTKAQVCVAEQNSSVKVSQMKNTFDVPKKSTVRSAEVQAPPKKDMMRRVVRQSKFRHVFGQAVRNDQCYDDIRVSRVTWDSSFCAVNPKFVAIIIEASGGGAFLVLPLNKTGRIDKAYPTVCGHTGPVLDIDWCPHNDHVIASGSEDCTVMVWQIPENGLGTPLSEPVVVLEGHSKRVGIVSWHPTARNVLLSAGCDNQVVIWNVGTGEAMINLEDMHPDVIFSVSWSRNGSLLCTACKDKKVRVIDPRKKKIVAEKDKAHEGARPMRAIFLANGNIFTTGFSRMSERQLALWKSDNMDEPICVQEMDSSNGVLLPFYDPDTSIVYLCGKGDSSIRYFEITDEAPFVHYLNTFSTKEPQRGMGYMPKRGLDVNKCEIARFYKLHERKCEPIIMTVPRKSDLFQDDLYPDTAGPDPALEGEEWFAGKNGGPILISLKDGYVSTKNRDLKVVKTNVLETKTAPKAENISTVQKHASPQSSIKMEDKLEEVLREFKSLRDRVILQDRRIARLEEQVAKVAM encoded by the exons ATGGAAGAGCAAGGAAATCAGAACATACCAGAAGCTGACTGTAGTAAGTTATCTCCTGAGACTCAAACCAGAGATCTGTCCAGCTCATTTAATACGACTAATGAAGAAGACTTTGTGGTACTGGAGAGGGATGAGACTTGGATATCATCTGATATAGATGACAATGCTTTCGTTGGTCACAGAAAAAGAGGAACTGACGAAGATCCTTCTGGTGCCTGCCATAACAACAGCCTTCCACAGCCTTGCAGGAATACCCCTCAAGAAGGAGATCGTGAGAAGGAAAGCAGAGAGACGTCTGCTTTTGTTGGTGCATGTGCTAGGAGTTCACCCTCAGTCTGTGTTGAGAGGGAAATGAGTCAACGTTTGGCTGAAGTGACAGGCAGCAGGTGTCAGCTAAAAGGAGTAAGTCGTGTTGGAGCAGCCTACAGTGAGACAACTGTTAAAGGAAGAGCAGAGAAGGGGCAAAATGTTGCTGCCCACATCAAGCAGGAGTCCCTGTCAACTCAAGACCAGTTTAAGAATGAAGGCAGGGGAAGTCATGGGTCAGGGTTTATTGCGCCACAGCCCCAACAAATGAATCAGAGCCATCAAAATAAGTTTGCTGGAGCTGTCTCAAAGAGGGCTAGATCAGGAGTCACGGGCAGTCTTTCATCATGTACCATGAAAGAAGACAGCCAAGCGTTTGACAAAGTCGCCAACTCTCATCCTCCTCAGGCCATGGCCCGTCCTTCCAAATTACCACAACTGCAAGACAATCTCACATTTACACCGGAACCATGTGACTCCATGCCTTGTCCTCCCCTGGAAGGGGACAACGGTTGTGTTGGAAAACTACCGGTTACAGGCGTAAAAGAGAGTGATCTTGTCTGCCTCTCTGCCATCACCACACCTCCACCTTCAACTCACGTATTACCTAAGTCAGGCGTAACCATAGCAAGTCCAGTCAATTCACCACCTGTCCCAGAAGCCACATCTGATTTCTGTAATTCGAAAGATGAATTGATGCTAAATCAAAAGCCCAAAGTCAAAGGTCCACCTCCTCCTGTCGCCAAAAAACCTAAAAATCCATTTATAAAGCTCAAAACGGCACAATTAATGTCTACTGACGTACAAAGAAGAGGCAAAGATCATCTCCGTTCAGAAGAAAGAGCCAAGAGGAGACACACTTATCATTTTAACAAAGACCTCCCATGGAGAACTCCAACTAATCAGGACATGTGCTTGTTGTGGGATGAAAAGGGTAACTACACCGTACCAACGAACATGCGCCGCCAATCCGCTGACCTCAGCCCTTGGGAACATCTCTCTCTCGGGCACATGGATGACAGATATGGGGACATGATTGATTTTGACTACTGTGTGCAAATGGAACGACAGTCTCGTGAGGAAGAGATTCAAAACCTGGATATGTTGCAGAGAAGAGTATTCCTAGAGAGTCTGTCCAGGTGTAGACAGTCCCCCCCTAATGTTGCAAGAAAACCTTTGAATCCTTTCACCTCCAGAGAAAGTCTTGACATACCTGAAGACAGACCAGATAATGGAACCCACATTACAAAATCTAcgtttttggggaaaaaagaaacataccCTGAACTTCTACCTGAAAGAGCACGTATGCGGGTCACCAGTGACAGTTATAGGGACGTCAAAGATTTAACAGATCCCAGAAAGTGGGAAgatgcagagaaagaaaatgagctgAGTTCCTACAAGCCTGTGGCAGTAATTGTCAAAGAAGCTAATCAAATGCAAAGACAGCAGCGTCGGATCAAGCCCGAAGGGACCAAAGCTCAGGTTTGTGTGGCGGAGCAGAACTCGAGTGTAAAAGTATCCCAGATGAAGAACACCTTTGATGTCCCTAAAAAGTCCACGGTGAGATCAGCAGAAGTGCAAGCACCTCCAAAGAAAG ATATGATGCGGCGAGTTGTGCGACAGAGCAAGTTCCGTCACGTGTTTGGTCAGGCTGTGAGGAACGACCAGTGCTACGATGACATCCGTGTGTCCAGGGTTACATGGGACAGCTCCTTCTGTGCTGTCAACCCCAAGTTTGTTGCCATCATCATCGAGGCGAGTGGAGGAGGAGCCTTCCTTGTGCTTCCTCTTAACAAG ACTGGCCGCATAGACAAGGCTTACCCTACAGTGTGTGGTCACACGGGCCCAGTTTTGGACATCGACTGGTGTCCTCATAACGATCATGTCATTGCTAGCGGATCGGAGGACTGCACGGTCATG GTCTGGCAGATACCTGAGAATGgtctggggactccattgtcgGAGCCTGTGGTTGTGTTAGAGGGCCACTCTAAAAGGGTGGGAATCGTGTCTTGGCATCCCACCGCTCGTAACGTTCTCCTCAGCGCAG GGTGTGACAACCAGGTCGTCATCTGGAATGTGGGCACAGGAGAGGCCATGATCAACCTGGAGGACATGCACCCCGATGTTATCTTTAGTGTCAGCTGGAGTCGCAACGGCAGCTTGCTGTGCACCGCCTGCAAGGATAAGAAGGTCCGCGTCATCGACCCCCGTAAAAAGAAGATCGTGGCT gAGAAGGACAAAGCTCACGAGGGAGCTCGACCAATGAGGGCGATCTTTTTGGCAAATGGAAACATTTTCACAACTGGATTCAGTCGTATGAGCGAGCGCCAGCTAGCCCTGTGGAAATCT GATAACATGGATGAGCCAATATGTGTTCAAGAGATGGACAGCAGTAATGGGGTTCTGCTGCCCTTCTATGACCCCGACACCAGCATAGTCTACCTGTGTGGAAAG GGTGACAGCAGCATTCGGTACTTTGAAATCACTGACGAGGCTCCATTTGTTCACTACCTCAACACCTTTTCCACAAAGGAGCCGCAGAGGGGTATGGGATACATGCCCAAGAGAGGTCTGGATGTCAACAAATGTGAAATCGCAAG GTTTTATAAATTACATGAGAGGAAGTGTGAACCAATCATCATGACAGTCCCACGTAAG TCGGATCTGTTCCAGGATGACCTCTATCCAGACACAGCCGGTCCCGATCCTGCCCTGGAGGGAGAGGAGTGGTTTGCCGGCAAGAACGGAGGCCCCATTCTGATTTCTCTCAAAGACGGCTACGTTTCCACCAAGAACCGTGACCTGAAAGTGGTCAAGACAAACGTCCTGGAGACCAAGACAGCACCAAAAGCAGAGAACATCTCAACCGTCCAGAAGCACGCTTCCCCACAGTCCTCAATC AAAATGGAAGATAAACTGGAAGAGGTACTCCGAGAGTTCAAGTCACTTAGGGACCGTGTCATCCTTCAGGACCGTCGGATCGCCAGACTGGAAGAGCAAGTCGCCAAGGTTGCCATGTAA
- the coro1cb gene encoding coronin-1C-A isoform X2, with amino-acid sequence MMRRVVRQSKFRHVFGQAVRNDQCYDDIRVSRVTWDSSFCAVNPKFVAIIIEASGGGAFLVLPLNKTGRIDKAYPTVCGHTGPVLDIDWCPHNDHVIASGSEDCTVMVWQIPENGLGTPLSEPVVVLEGHSKRVGIVSWHPTARNVLLSAGCDNQVVIWNVGTGEAMINLEDMHPDVIFSVSWSRNGSLLCTACKDKKVRVIDPRKKKIVAEKDKAHEGARPMRAIFLANGNIFTTGFSRMSERQLALWKSDNMDEPICVQEMDSSNGVLLPFYDPDTSIVYLCGKGDSSIRYFEITDEAPFVHYLNTFSTKEPQRGMGYMPKRGLDVNKCEIARFYKLHERKCEPIIMTVPRKSDLFQDDLYPDTAGPDPALEGEEWFAGKNGGPILISLKDGYVSTKNRDLKVVKTNVLETKTAPKAENISTVQKHASPQSSIKMEDKLEEVLREFKSLRDRVILQDRRIARLEEQVAKVAM; translated from the exons ATGATGCGGCGAGTTGTGCGACAGAGCAAGTTCCGTCACGTGTTTGGTCAGGCTGTGAGGAACGACCAGTGCTACGATGACATCCGTGTGTCCAGGGTTACATGGGACAGCTCCTTCTGTGCTGTCAACCCCAAGTTTGTTGCCATCATCATCGAGGCGAGTGGAGGAGGAGCCTTCCTTGTGCTTCCTCTTAACAAG ACTGGCCGCATAGACAAGGCTTACCCTACAGTGTGTGGTCACACGGGCCCAGTTTTGGACATCGACTGGTGTCCTCATAACGATCATGTCATTGCTAGCGGATCGGAGGACTGCACGGTCATG GTCTGGCAGATACCTGAGAATGgtctggggactccattgtcgGAGCCTGTGGTTGTGTTAGAGGGCCACTCTAAAAGGGTGGGAATCGTGTCTTGGCATCCCACCGCTCGTAACGTTCTCCTCAGCGCAG GGTGTGACAACCAGGTCGTCATCTGGAATGTGGGCACAGGAGAGGCCATGATCAACCTGGAGGACATGCACCCCGATGTTATCTTTAGTGTCAGCTGGAGTCGCAACGGCAGCTTGCTGTGCACCGCCTGCAAGGATAAGAAGGTCCGCGTCATCGACCCCCGTAAAAAGAAGATCGTGGCT gAGAAGGACAAAGCTCACGAGGGAGCTCGACCAATGAGGGCGATCTTTTTGGCAAATGGAAACATTTTCACAACTGGATTCAGTCGTATGAGCGAGCGCCAGCTAGCCCTGTGGAAATCT GATAACATGGATGAGCCAATATGTGTTCAAGAGATGGACAGCAGTAATGGGGTTCTGCTGCCCTTCTATGACCCCGACACCAGCATAGTCTACCTGTGTGGAAAG GGTGACAGCAGCATTCGGTACTTTGAAATCACTGACGAGGCTCCATTTGTTCACTACCTCAACACCTTTTCCACAAAGGAGCCGCAGAGGGGTATGGGATACATGCCCAAGAGAGGTCTGGATGTCAACAAATGTGAAATCGCAAG GTTTTATAAATTACATGAGAGGAAGTGTGAACCAATCATCATGACAGTCCCACGTAAG TCGGATCTGTTCCAGGATGACCTCTATCCAGACACAGCCGGTCCCGATCCTGCCCTGGAGGGAGAGGAGTGGTTTGCCGGCAAGAACGGAGGCCCCATTCTGATTTCTCTCAAAGACGGCTACGTTTCCACCAAGAACCGTGACCTGAAAGTGGTCAAGACAAACGTCCTGGAGACCAAGACAGCACCAAAAGCAGAGAACATCTCAACCGTCCAGAAGCACGCTTCCCCACAGTCCTCAATC AAAATGGAAGATAAACTGGAAGAGGTACTCCGAGAGTTCAAGTCACTTAGGGACCGTGTCATCCTTCAGGACCGTCGGATCGCCAGACTGGAAGAGCAAGTCGCCAAGGTTGCCATGTAA